CGGTCGGCCTTCCTGCCGTACCCGCACTCGGCCCACGGACGCCGGAACGCCCCCGGTCGTCCGAAACCGACGGGGTGTCATCCGTGTCCGCGCCGGAGGATGCCGCCTGGGCGTCCTCGGGCGAGGCCGGTGGGTGCGAGGGGCGTGGTGGGGTGCCGGGACGTGGGGGGAAAGAGGCACGCCGTGCTTCCGTGCTCATGCACCCCCCGTTTCCTCGTACCCGGGCCGCTGCGTAAATGCGCGGGCCGGTGTCGTCCTGCCCGAGGCCCGGCACTGAGTCGTCCCGGGCACACATACCCGTACGGATGGAGCGTCATCCCAGCGCGGAAGTCCGGCCGGCGCCGCTCCGCCGTACGTGCGCGTCACTCTACGGCTTGTTCCTGCGCGAACGGGAACCAGTCCACGAGCCCGGGGCATCTGCCCGGAACGTCCCCCTACCCTGCGGTAATCCTGTCTGGCAGGCTGCGTCCATGACTGCGCGCGCCTCCGACCGGGCCCGTTACGACCGGGCCACCGCCCATCTCGACGCCCCTGTAGCGATCGTGGACCTGGACACCTTCGACGCCAACGCCGCCGATCTGGTCCGTCGCGCCGGGGGCAAGCCCGTCCGGGTCGCCAGCAAGTCCGTGCGGTGCCGGGCGCTGCTGGAACGCGTCCTGGCCCGGGACGGTTTCGCGGGGATCATGTCGTTCACCCTCGCCGAGTCGCTGTGGCTTGCCCGGTCGGGGTTCGACGACGTGCTGCTCGCCTACCCGTCCGCCGACCGGGCCGCGTACGCCGAACTCGCCGGTGATCCCAAGCTCGCCGCCGCCGTGACCGTGATGGTCGACGACGTCGCCCAGCTCGATCTGATCGACGCTTCGCGGGGCGGTGGGCGTGAAGTCGTGCGTGTCTGCCTGGAGTTGGACACCTCCCTGAAGCTGCTCGGCGGGCGGGTGCGGGTCGGAGCCCGGCGTTCGCCGCTGCACTCCCCCGCCCAGGTCGCCGAGGTGGCCCGGGCCGTGGCCCGGCGGCCGGGCTTCGAGGTCGTGGGGATCATGGCGTACGAGGGGCATGTCGCCGGTGTCGGGGACGCGGTGGCGGGGCGGCCTCTGCGGTCCCGTGCCGTCCGGCTGATGCAGGCCGCCGCCAAGCGTGAACTCGCCCAGCGGCGCGCGGAGGTGGTGCGCGCGGTGCGGGCCGTCGTGCCGGGGCTGGAGTTCGTCAACGGCGGCGGCACCGGCTCGGTGCAGCACACGGCGGCCGAGGACGCGGTGACCGAGATCGGCGCCGGGTCGGGGCTGTACGTGCCGCGGCTGTTCGACAACTACACGTCGTTCAGCGGCCGTCCGGCGGCCCTCTTCGCCCAGCCCGTCGTACGACGGCCGGGCGTCGGGGTCGTGACGGTCCTCGGTGGCGGGTACCCCGCCTCGGGCGCGGCCGGGCCCGACCGGCTGCCCGTGCCGTATCTGCCTCAGGGACTGCGCTACGACCCTCAGGAGGGGGCCGGTGAGGTGCAGACGCCGCTGCTCGGCTCGCCCGCCGACGACCTGCTGATCGGTGACAAGGTGTGGTTCCGGCACGCCAAGGCCGGTGAGCTGTGCGAGCGGTTCGACGTGCTGCACCTGGTCGAGGGGGACGCGGTGACGGCGACCGTGCCGACGTACCGCGGCGAGGGCCACACGTTCCTGTAACCCGTCAGCCGCCGGGGAATCAGTCCGCGG
The genomic region above belongs to Streptomyces coeruleorubidus and contains:
- a CDS encoding amino acid deaminase/aldolase; protein product: MTARASDRARYDRATAHLDAPVAIVDLDTFDANAADLVRRAGGKPVRVASKSVRCRALLERVLARDGFAGIMSFTLAESLWLARSGFDDVLLAYPSADRAAYAELAGDPKLAAAVTVMVDDVAQLDLIDASRGGGREVVRVCLELDTSLKLLGGRVRVGARRSPLHSPAQVAEVARAVARRPGFEVVGIMAYEGHVAGVGDAVAGRPLRSRAVRLMQAAAKRELAQRRAEVVRAVRAVVPGLEFVNGGGTGSVQHTAAEDAVTEIGAGSGLYVPRLFDNYTSFSGRPAALFAQPVVRRPGVGVVTVLGGGYPASGAAGPDRLPVPYLPQGLRYDPQEGAGEVQTPLLGSPADDLLIGDKVWFRHAKAGELCERFDVLHLVEGDAVTATVPTYRGEGHTFL